In the Ruminococcus sp. OA3 genome, one interval contains:
- a CDS encoding Rrf2 family transcriptional regulator produces the protein MKLSTKGRYGLRALIDLAVYSEEEAVSIQSIAKRQNISDSYLEQLMRMLRKADIVVSVRGAQGGYRLARPATEISVGDVLRALEGSLEAVTCPGNQENNGCEGADLCVTRYVWQKINDSITQAVDSIMIDHLAEESRKIQEKGLSLSSTCNN, from the coding sequence GTGAAATTATCAACGAAAGGCAGATATGGTCTGAGAGCACTGATCGACCTCGCGGTTTACAGTGAGGAGGAGGCTGTCTCCATACAGAGTATTGCCAAAAGACAGAATATCTCCGACAGTTATCTGGAACAGCTGATGCGAATGCTCAGGAAAGCAGATATCGTTGTCAGCGTCAGGGGCGCACAGGGCGGATACCGTCTTGCAAGGCCGGCCACGGAAATCTCTGTGGGAGATGTGCTGCGTGCGCTGGAAGGCAGCCTTGAGGCTGTCACCTGTCCGGGAAATCAGGAGAACAATGGCTGCGAGGGCGCAGACTTATGTGTAACAAGGTATGTATGGCAAAAGATTAATGACAGTATCACACAGGCGGTAGACAGCATCATGATCGATCATCTGGCAGAGGAAAGCCGTAAGATTCAGGAGAAGGGACTGTCCCTGTCTTCAACCTGTAATAATTGA
- a CDS encoding 3-deoxy-7-phosphoheptulonate synthase yields the protein MSIELVKKLPTPSQIKEEYPVTEQIAALKKERDAMIRDVLTGASDKFLVIIGPCSADNEDPVCDYINRLAKVQERVSDRLILIPRIYTNKPRTTGEGYKGIVHQPDPEKKPNLLQGLITVRKLHMRAIKESGLTSADEMLYPETWLYLDDLLSYVAIGARSVENQQHRLVASGMDVPAGMKNPTSGDFTVMLNSVYAAQHGHSFIYRNWEAHTHGNDLAHTILRGAVNKHGNAIPNYHYEDLQLLLEKYNEHDLKNTATIVDANHSNSNKQFKEQIRIVKEVLHSRSVSGDIRNFVKGVMIESYIEEGCQKIGPNHIYGKSITDPCLGWEDSERLIETIAELC from the coding sequence ATGAGTATTGAATTAGTGAAAAAACTTCCGACACCGTCACAGATCAAAGAAGAGTATCCGGTCACTGAACAGATAGCAGCGCTGAAAAAAGAACGTGATGCGATGATCCGCGATGTTCTGACCGGAGCATCCGATAAATTTCTGGTCATTATCGGCCCTTGTTCCGCCGACAATGAAGATCCCGTATGTGATTATATCAACCGGCTGGCGAAGGTCCAGGAACGCGTCTCAGACCGTCTGATCCTGATCCCCAGAATTTATACAAACAAACCGCGTACCACCGGTGAGGGCTATAAGGGAATTGTCCATCAGCCCGATCCGGAAAAAAAACCGAATCTGCTGCAGGGACTGATCACCGTACGCAAGCTGCACATGCGCGCTATTAAAGAGTCAGGACTTACCTCAGCCGATGAGATGCTGTACCCGGAAACATGGCTTTATCTGGATGATCTGCTGTCCTATGTCGCGATCGGTGCACGTTCGGTCGAGAACCAGCAGCACCGTCTCGTCGCAAGCGGCATGGACGTACCGGCCGGCATGAAGAACCCTACCAGCGGTGATTTCACAGTTATGCTGAATTCTGTCTACGCCGCGCAGCACGGACATAGCTTTATCTACCGTAACTGGGAAGCCCACACCCACGGCAACGATCTGGCACATACGATCCTGCGCGGTGCTGTCAACAAACACGGAAATGCGATCCCCAATTATCATTACGAAGATCTCCAGCTGCTTCTTGAAAAATATAATGAACATGATCTGAAGAACACGGCTACCATTGTTGACGCCAATCATTCCAACTCAAACAAGCAGTTTAAGGAACAGATCCGTATTGTAAAGGAAGTTCTGCACAGCCGCAGCGTATCCGGCGATATTCGAAATTTTGTAAAAGGTGTTATGATAGAGAGCTACATTGAAGAAGGCTGCCAGAAGATAGGTCCGAATCATATCTATGGCAAATCCATAACCGATCCATGCCTTGGATGGGAAGATTCGGAAAGACTGATCGAGACAATCGCAGAGTTATGTTGA
- a CDS encoding histidinol-phosphatase HisJ family protein: MISDYHLHTFFSGDSKADPHVMADRAIELGMESICFTDHMDTDSEDPEFILDTDAYIPYMQDLREEYKGRLKVRIGVEIGMQPHLAERHREYVKQYPFDFVIASLHLVDGKDPYYPEVFEGREDREVYRSYLESLLENVQAFGEFQVLGHIDYVVRYGVHKALQYGYDEYRDIIDAILKHIIESGCGMEINTAGLKKGLGFPNPHYDIIRRYRELGGEILTLGSDAHAPEDIGFDFMAVSDYLRTVGYRYVMDFEGKRPKFVQL; the protein is encoded by the coding sequence ATGATTTCCGACTATCATCTGCATACATTTTTTTCCGGTGACAGCAAGGCGGATCCACACGTGATGGCGGACCGGGCGATCGAACTGGGGATGGAATCCATATGTTTTACCGATCACATGGATACAGACAGTGAGGATCCGGAATTTATCCTGGATACGGATGCCTATATTCCTTATATGCAGGATCTGCGGGAGGAATACAAAGGGAGACTAAAGGTCCGGATCGGTGTCGAGATCGGCATGCAGCCGCATCTGGCTGAGAGGCACCGGGAATATGTAAAGCAGTATCCGTTTGATTTTGTGATAGCGTCATTACATCTGGTGGACGGCAAAGACCCGTATTATCCGGAAGTGTTCGAGGGCAGAGAAGACCGGGAAGTATATCGGAGTTATCTGGAATCTTTGCTGGAAAATGTACAGGCTTTTGGCGAGTTTCAGGTCCTTGGGCATATAGATTACGTTGTCAGGTACGGTGTGCATAAGGCATTACAATATGGGTATGATGAATACAGAGATATCATAGATGCGATTCTTAAGCATATTATAGAGTCAGGCTGTGGTATGGAGATCAATACGGCAGGGTTAAAAAAAGGTCTGGGTTTTCCGAACCCACATTATGATATCATCCGAAGGTACCGAGAACTGGGAGGGGAAATACTTACCCTCGGGTCAGATGCGCACGCTCCTGAAGATATAGGATTTGATTTTATGGCGGTTTCTGACTATTTGAGAACGGTTGGATACCGTTACGTGATGGATTTTGAAGGAAAAAGACCGAAATTTGTACAATTGTAA
- the mnmA gene encoding tRNA 2-thiouridine(34) synthase MnmA, whose amino-acid sequence MVKKKVVVGMSGGVDSSVAAWLLKEQGYDVIGVTMQIWQDEEETVQEENGGCCGLSAVEDARRVAASLGIPHYVMNFKKEFKEYVMDYFIAEYQGGKTPNPCIACNRYVKWESLLRRSIEIGADYIATGHYARIAQLSNGRYAIQNSKTAAKDQTYALYNLTQEQLSHTLMPAGEYTKDEIRKMAEDIGLAVAHKPDSQEICFVPDNDYARFIDEATGIKARPGNFVTAGGEVIGQHKGIIHYTVGQRKGLGLSMGRPVFVTEIRPETNEVVIGDNDEVFQKTLRANRLNFMAVEEIRTGEEREFLVKIRYNHKGAPCIVKRTGPDEVLCTFYEPQRAVTPGQAAVFYEGDYVAGGGTIL is encoded by the coding sequence ATGGTGAAAAAGAAAGTCGTCGTCGGCATGTCCGGAGGGGTTGATTCCTCCGTGGCAGCCTGGCTTTTGAAGGAGCAGGGATACGATGTAATCGGAGTCACCATGCAGATCTGGCAGGATGAGGAAGAAACAGTGCAGGAAGAGAATGGCGGCTGCTGCGGACTGAGTGCGGTGGAGGATGCGAGAAGAGTTGCTGCATCTCTTGGGATTCCTCATTATGTGATGAACTTTAAAAAAGAGTTTAAAGAGTATGTAATGGATTACTTTATTGCGGAATATCAAGGCGGTAAGACGCCGAATCCATGCATTGCCTGCAACAGGTATGTAAAGTGGGAATCACTGCTGAGGAGAAGCATTGAGATCGGCGCGGACTATATTGCGACGGGTCATTATGCGAGGATTGCACAGCTGTCAAATGGGAGATATGCGATCCAAAACTCCAAAACAGCTGCAAAAGACCAGACATATGCCCTCTATAATCTGACGCAGGAACAGCTGTCCCACACGCTGATGCCGGCTGGTGAATATACCAAGGATGAAATAAGGAAAATGGCGGAAGACATTGGACTGGCTGTGGCACATAAACCTGACAGCCAGGAGATTTGTTTTGTACCGGATAATGATTATGCCAGATTTATCGATGAAGCGACCGGCATCAAGGCAAGACCCGGGAACTTTGTCACAGCCGGCGGTGAGGTCATCGGTCAGCATAAAGGTATCATACATTATACTGTGGGCCAGCGAAAAGGTCTTGGGCTTTCTATGGGACGTCCTGTTTTTGTCACGGAAATCAGGCCTGAGACGAATGAAGTGGTCATTGGAGATAATGACGAGGTATTTCAGAAGACTCTGCGCGCCAATCGGTTGAATTTCATGGCAGTGGAAGAGATAAGGACCGGGGAAGAAAGAGAATTTCTTGTAAAGATCCGGTATAACCACAAAGGAGCTCCGTGCATCGTGAAGCGCACGGGGCCGGACGAGGTGCTGTGTACTTTTTATGAACCCCAGCGTGCTGTTACACCGGGCCAGGCGGCGGTATTTTATGAAGGAGATTATGTGGCAGGGGGAGGTACGATCTTATGA
- a CDS encoding polysaccharide biosynthesis protein, producing the protein MPKTQRLLFGTLLLTAAGLISRLIGFFYRIFLSHAIGAEGMGIFQLISPIFNLCYAFTVLGVQTALSKSVAARLATGNKKGARDLFIVGSAISFCASLLAFMAVYFGCDWFCNVILAEPRCIPLVRLMSFTIPFGTLHICITSYYFAQKKTVIPSIEQMLEQCVRVMSSWVFFRLMLANGIPASPFLAVAGTAVSELFAFFFIFHFLRKEFKEEGYHIRQVSSVRVYASEILRLSLPLTANRVILNLLRSVETVLIPFCLRLYGLTSGEALSTYGVLTGMALPLILFPSTITHSVSVMLLPAVAESKARNQKDRIAFTVEKTIRYGLFLGILCFGLFYRYGDSLGALLFHSEEAGRYIAILSFICPFMYLSTTLASIINGLGKTTLYFIQSLAGLLLRICFVFFAIPRFGILGYLWGVLANEIILVLLSVISLHREGVLVFHAADAIAKPLCFLMISAGCAQSLQLISAYLPGGPLILLVASCAVLTLVYVLLLNTFHLIHLPNLIRKSHE; encoded by the coding sequence ATGCCAAAAACACAGCGCCTCCTCTTTGGCACTCTTCTCCTGACCGCTGCAGGCCTGATCAGCCGATTGATCGGTTTCTTCTATAGAATATTCCTCTCACACGCAATTGGTGCAGAAGGAATGGGTATCTTTCAGCTGATCTCCCCGATATTCAATCTCTGCTATGCGTTTACAGTTCTGGGTGTCCAGACAGCTCTGTCCAAAAGTGTTGCAGCACGTCTTGCCACAGGAAACAAAAAAGGTGCCCGGGACCTGTTTATCGTCGGAAGCGCCATATCTTTCTGTGCTTCCCTGCTGGCTTTTATGGCAGTCTACTTTGGATGTGACTGGTTCTGTAACGTCATTCTGGCAGAACCCCGCTGTATTCCGCTGGTTCGGCTTATGTCATTTACCATTCCGTTCGGAACGCTGCACATCTGTATCACTTCCTACTACTTTGCACAAAAGAAAACCGTAATTCCATCTATCGAGCAGATGCTGGAGCAATGCGTCCGCGTCATGTCCTCCTGGGTGTTTTTCCGTCTGATGCTTGCAAATGGCATTCCGGCATCTCCGTTTCTCGCTGTTGCCGGTACCGCTGTCTCAGAACTGTTTGCCTTTTTCTTCATTTTTCATTTTCTGCGGAAAGAATTTAAAGAAGAAGGTTATCACATCCGTCAGGTATCTTCCGTACGGGTATATGCCTCGGAAATCCTCCGTCTGTCTCTCCCGCTGACTGCGAACCGTGTCATTCTCAACCTCCTGAGAAGTGTGGAGACCGTTCTGATACCGTTCTGCCTGCGATTATACGGCCTGACATCCGGTGAAGCTCTGAGTACATATGGCGTCCTGACAGGAATGGCGCTTCCGCTTATCCTGTTTCCTTCCACCATCACCCACTCTGTCTCAGTAATGCTGCTCCCGGCCGTCGCCGAGTCCAAGGCCCGAAACCAAAAAGACAGAATTGCATTTACTGTAGAAAAAACAATACGGTACGGACTGTTTCTCGGCATCCTGTGTTTCGGACTGTTTTACCGGTATGGAGACAGTCTCGGAGCGCTTCTCTTTCACAGTGAGGAAGCGGGACGCTACATTGCAATTCTCTCCTTTATCTGCCCTTTTATGTACCTGTCAACCACGCTGGCAAGTATCATCAACGGACTCGGAAAAACCACGCTGTATTTCATTCAGAGCCTTGCAGGCCTGCTGCTGCGGATATGTTTTGTGTTTTTTGCGATCCCCCGGTTCGGAATTCTCGGTTATCTCTGGGGTGTTCTGGCAAACGAGATCATCCTGGTTCTTCTGAGTGTAATTTCCCTGCACCGCGAAGGAGTCCTGGTATTCCACGCGGCTGACGCAATCGCAAAGCCCCTGTGTTTTCTGATGATTTCAGCCGGATGTGCCCAGAGTCTGCAGCTGATATCAGCTTATCTGCCCGGCGGTCCCCTTATCCTGCTTGTAGCCTCCTGTGCTGTCCTGACTCTGGTCTACGTACTTTTGCTGAACACCTTCCACCTGATACATCTTCCGAATCTTATCCGTAAAAGTCACGAATAA
- the gap gene encoding type I glyceraldehyde-3-phosphate dehydrogenase yields MAVKVAINGFGRIGRLAFRQMFGAEGYEVVAINDLTSPKMLAHLLKYDSSQGRYALGDTVKAGDDSITVDGKEIKIYAKADAAELPWGEIGVDVVLECTGFYTSKDKASAHIKAGARKVVISAPAGNDLPTIVYNVNHDTLKPEDTVISAASCTTNCLAPMAQALNNLAPVQSGIMSTIHAYTGDQMILDGPQKKGDLRRSRAGALNIVPNSTGAAKAIGLVIPELNGKLIGSAQRVPTPTGSTTILVAVVKGSVSVDQINEAMKNAATESFGYNEEEIVSSDVIGMTYGSLFDATQTMVSPLENGDTQVQVVSWYDNENSYVSQMVRTIKFFSELA; encoded by the coding sequence ATGGCAGTAAAAGTAGCAATCAATGGTTTTGGACGTATCGGTCGTCTGGCATTCAGACAGATGTTTGGAGCAGAAGGTTATGAGGTAGTGGCAATCAACGATTTAACATCCCCGAAAATGCTCGCACATTTATTGAAATATGATTCTTCACAGGGAAGATATGCATTGGGCGATACGGTAAAGGCCGGAGATGATTCCATTACTGTAGATGGAAAAGAAATTAAAATCTATGCAAAAGCTGACGCTGCTGAACTTCCTTGGGGAGAGATCGGCGTTGACGTAGTTCTGGAATGCACAGGTTTCTATACATCCAAAGACAAAGCATCTGCACATATTAAGGCAGGAGCAAGAAAGGTAGTTATCTCCGCTCCGGCTGGAAATGATCTTCCTACTATTGTTTATAATGTAAATCATGATACACTGAAACCAGAAGACACCGTTATCTCTGCAGCTTCCTGTACAACAAACTGTCTGGCACCGATGGCACAGGCGCTTAATAACCTGGCACCGGTACAGAGCGGTATCATGAGCACGATCCATGCTTACACAGGCGATCAGATGATCCTTGACGGACCGCAGAAAAAAGGCGACTTGAGAAGATCCCGTGCCGGCGCACTGAATATCGTGCCGAACAGTACTGGTGCTGCAAAAGCAATCGGCCTGGTTATCCCGGAACTGAATGGTAAACTGATCGGTTCTGCTCAGCGTGTTCCGACTCCTACCGGCTCTACAACAATTCTGGTAGCAGTAGTTAAGGGAAGCGTAAGCGTAGACCAGATTAACGAAGCTATGAAAAACGCGGCAACAGAATCTTTTGGATACAACGAAGAAGAGATCGTATCCAGCGATGTTATCGGTATGACATACGGATCTCTGTTTGATGCAACGCAGACAATGGTATCTCCTCTTGAAAACGGCGATACACAGGTTCAGGTTGTATCCTGGTATGACAATGAAAATTCATACGTTAGCCAGATGGTTCGCACAATCAAATTCTTCTCAGAACTGGCTTAA
- a CDS encoding phosphoglycerate kinase: MLNKKSVDDINVKGRRVLVRCDFNVPLKDGSITDENRLVAALPTIKKLIADGGRVILCSHLGKPKGEPKPELSLAPVAVRLTQLLGQEVKFAADPEVVGANARAAVESMKDGDVILLENTRYRAEETKNGEAFSEELASLCEVFVNDAFGTAHRAHCSNVGVTKYVETCVVGYLMQKEIDFLGNAVNNPNRPFVAILGGAKVADKLNVIANLLEKCDTLIIGGGMAYTFLKAKGGQIGTSLVDDEKLEYCKEMIEKAEKLGKRLLLPVDTTITSEFPSPIDAPVETQIVASDSIPADMMGLDIGTETAKMYAEAVKTAKTVVWNGPMGVFENPILAKGTIAVAEALAETDATTIIGGGDSAAAVNQLGFGDKMSHISTGGGASLEFLEGKELPGVAAADNLS, translated from the coding sequence ATGCTGAATAAAAAATCAGTAGATGATATCAATGTAAAAGGCCGAAGAGTGCTGGTAAGATGTGACTTTAATGTTCCGTTGAAAGACGGCAGCATCACGGACGAGAACAGACTGGTTGCAGCCCTGCCGACAATCAAAAAACTGATCGCTGACGGGGGCCGTGTCATCTTATGTTCCCATCTGGGTAAACCAAAGGGAGAACCGAAACCCGAGCTTTCCCTTGCACCGGTAGCGGTAAGACTTACTCAGCTGCTTGGACAGGAAGTTAAATTTGCTGCAGACCCGGAAGTAGTCGGTGCCAATGCCAGGGCAGCTGTTGAATCGATGAAAGACGGAGATGTGATACTGCTGGAAAATACACGTTACCGTGCAGAAGAGACGAAGAACGGAGAGGCATTCAGCGAAGAACTTGCATCTCTGTGCGAAGTGTTCGTAAATGATGCATTCGGAACGGCACACAGAGCACACTGCTCGAACGTGGGCGTGACAAAATACGTAGAAACCTGTGTTGTCGGTTATCTGATGCAGAAAGAAATAGATTTTCTCGGAAATGCAGTAAATAATCCGAATCGTCCGTTTGTAGCGATTCTGGGAGGAGCAAAAGTTGCAGATAAATTAAATGTTATTGCAAATTTACTGGAAAAATGCGATACTTTAATTATCGGCGGCGGCATGGCGTATACCTTCCTGAAAGCAAAAGGCGGACAGATCGGTACTTCCCTCGTTGATGACGAAAAACTTGAATACTGTAAGGAAATGATCGAGAAGGCGGAAAAACTCGGTAAGAGGTTATTGCTTCCGGTTGACACTACCATCACCAGCGAATTTCCGTCACCGATCGATGCGCCGGTTGAGACGCAGATCGTTGCTTCTGATTCCATTCCGGCTGACATGATGGGACTGGATATCGGAACCGAGACCGCTAAAATGTATGCGGAAGCTGTGAAGACGGCGAAGACAGTTGTATGGAACGGACCTATGGGGGTATTTGAAAACCCGATCCTGGCAAAAGGAACCATCGCTGTAGCGGAGGCACTTGCTGAGACGGATGCGACAACGATCATCGGAGGCGGTGATTCCGCAGCAGCAGTCAATCAGCTGGGCTTTGGTGACAAGATGTCACACATCTCTACAGGCGGTGGAGCGTCCCTTGAATTCCTGGAGGGAAAAGAACTCCCAGGTGTAGCCGCAGCAGATAATCTAAGCTGA
- the nifS gene encoding cysteine desulfurase NifS, which produces MGKMIYLDNAATTKTAPEVVEAMLPYFSEYYGNPSSIYELATTSKTAITKAREEIAGVLNAKPEEIYFTAGGSESDNWALKAAFEAYRDKGNHIITTKIEHHAILHTCEYLEKNGADITYLDVDEHGLVDLQELQKAITENTILISIMFANNEIGTVQPVEEIGRIAKEHGVLFHTDAVQAFGQLPIDVDDCNIDMLSSSAHKINGPKGIGFLYIRKGVKIRSFIHGGAQERKRRAGTENVPGIVGYGCAAKRAADTMQERTQRECELRDYMAQRILKEVPFTRLNGHPSKRLPNNVNISFQFIEGESLLIMLDMEGICASSGSACTSGSLDPSHVLLAIGLPHEIAHGSLRLTLSDETTKDEVDTVVEAIKKIVNRLREMSPLYEDFVKKQAAAR; this is translated from the coding sequence ATGGGAAAAATGATATATCTGGATAATGCAGCAACAACAAAAACAGCACCTGAAGTAGTGGAAGCAATGCTTCCGTACTTTTCAGAATATTATGGGAACCCGTCCAGCATTTATGAGCTGGCGACTACCAGTAAAACAGCCATCACAAAGGCGAGAGAGGAAATTGCCGGTGTGCTGAATGCGAAGCCGGAGGAGATTTATTTTACAGCAGGAGGAAGTGAGTCGGATAACTGGGCATTGAAGGCGGCGTTTGAAGCTTACAGGGACAAAGGAAATCATATTATTACTACCAAAATCGAACATCATGCGATTTTGCATACGTGTGAGTATCTGGAGAAAAACGGAGCAGACATCACCTATCTCGATGTAGATGAGCACGGTCTTGTGGATCTGCAGGAACTGCAGAAAGCGATCACTGAGAATACGATACTGATTTCCATTATGTTTGCAAATAATGAGATTGGCACAGTACAGCCGGTTGAAGAGATCGGAAGGATCGCGAAAGAACACGGCGTCCTGTTTCACACAGATGCAGTACAGGCTTTCGGACAGCTTCCCATCGATGTAGATGATTGCAATATTGATATGCTTTCTTCCAGCGCGCATAAGATCAACGGACCGAAAGGCATCGGTTTTCTCTACATCCGCAAGGGTGTGAAAATACGTTCCTTTATCCACGGAGGAGCGCAGGAGAGAAAGCGCCGTGCGGGAACAGAAAACGTACCGGGAATCGTTGGGTACGGATGCGCTGCGAAACGGGCCGCCGACACGATGCAAGAGCGGACACAGAGAGAATGCGAACTGCGAGATTATATGGCACAGCGGATATTAAAAGAAGTGCCTTTTACACGCCTGAATGGACATCCGTCGAAGCGCCTGCCGAATAACGTCAATATAAGCTTCCAGTTTATCGAGGGAGAATCTCTGCTGATCATGCTGGACATGGAAGGAATCTGTGCGTCGAGCGGTTCGGCATGTACATCGGGCTCACTCGATCCGTCACACGTGCTTCTGGCGATCGGACTTCCGCATGAGATCGCACATGGATCCCTGAGGCTGACGCTCAGTGACGAGACGACAAAAGATGAGGTAGATACCGTGGTAGAAGCGATTAAAAAGATTGTAAACCGTCTGAGAGAGATGTCTCCATTATATGAAGATTTCGTAAAAAAACAGGCGGCGGCCAGATAA
- the nifU gene encoding Fe-S cluster assembly scaffold protein NifU gives MYSEKVMDHFQNPRNVGEIENASGVGTVGNAKCGDIMRIYLDIDDKGIINDCKFKTFGCGAAVATSSMATELVKGKNIEEALKVTNKAVMEALDGLPPVKVHCSLLAEEAIHAALWDYAEKHHIQIEGLEKPKSDIHEGEEEEEETY, from the coding sequence ATGTATAGTGAAAAAGTAATGGATCATTTTCAGAATCCGCGCAATGTAGGAGAGATAGAGAACGCCAGCGGCGTCGGAACTGTGGGAAATGCAAAATGCGGTGATATCATGCGCATCTATCTGGACATTGATGATAAGGGAATTATCAATGACTGCAAGTTCAAGACATTTGGCTGCGGTGCTGCGGTTGCAACGAGCAGTATGGCAACAGAACTTGTGAAAGGAAAAAACATAGAGGAGGCCCTGAAGGTGACAAATAAAGCAGTGATGGAGGCGCTCGACGGGCTTCCGCCTGTCAAAGTACACTGTTCCCTTCTGGCAGAAGAGGCGATCCATGCGGCTCTCTGGGATTATGCTGAGAAACACCATATTCAGATTGAAGGTCTGGAGAAGCCCAAATCAGATATCCATGAAGGGGAAGAAGAGGAAGAGGAAACATATTAA
- the tpiA gene encoding triose-phosphate isomerase: protein MARRKIIAGNWKMNMTPSEAVELVNTLKPLVASDDVDVVFCVPAIDIIPVMEACKGSNIEVGAENMYFEEKGAYTGEISPAMLTDVGVKYVVLGHSERREYFAETSETVNKKMLKAFEHGITPIMCCGESLEQREQGVTMDFIRQQVKVGFLNVTADQAKTAVIAYEPIWAIGTGKTATTEQAQEVCAAIRACIAEIYDEATAEAIRIQYGGSVNAATAPELFAQADIDGGLVGGAALKPDFGKIVNYK, encoded by the coding sequence ATGGCAAGAAGAAAAATTATCGCAGGTAACTGGAAAATGAACATGACTCCAAGTGAGGCTGTTGAGCTGGTAAACACACTGAAACCACTTGTTGCAAGTGATGATGTTGATGTAGTATTCTGTGTACCCGCTATCGATATCATTCCGGTTATGGAAGCCTGCAAAGGGAGCAACATCGAAGTCGGTGCGGAAAACATGTACTTTGAGGAAAAAGGCGCTTACACAGGAGAAATTTCTCCGGCAATGCTGACAGATGTTGGAGTAAAATACGTAGTTCTGGGCCATTCTGAGAGAAGAGAATATTTTGCAGAGACAAGTGAAACAGTGAATAAGAAAATGCTCAAGGCTTTCGAACACGGCATCACACCGATCATGTGCTGTGGTGAATCTCTGGAGCAGAGAGAGCAGGGCGTGACCATGGATTTTATCCGCCAGCAGGTGAAAGTTGGATTCTTAAATGTAACTGCAGATCAGGCAAAGACAGCTGTCATCGCGTATGAGCCAATCTGGGCGATCGGAACCGGCAAAACTGCGACAACAGAACAGGCACAGGAAGTATGCGCAGCTATCCGTGCATGCATCGCAGAGATCTATGATGAGGCGACTGCAGAAGCTATCCGTATCCAGTACGGCGGATCTGTAAATGCTGCTACAGCACCGGAACTGTTTGCACAGGCAGACATCGACGGCGGCCTGGTAGGCGGCGCTGCACTGAAACCAGATTTCGGTAAGATTGTAAATTACAAATAA